One Chitinophagales bacterium genomic window carries:
- the lepA gene encoding elongation factor 4, translated as MKYIRNFCIIAHIDHGKSTLADRLLDITQTLQERQKKDQVLDSMDLERERGITIKSHAIQMQFPYQGENYVLNLIDTPGHVDFSYEVSRAIAACEGALLLVDATQGIQAQTISNLYLAIEHGLEIIPVLNKIDMEGAMIEETQEQIIDLIGCSAQDIIRASGKTGEGVNQILEAIIKRIPHPKGDPDEPLQALIFDSVFNPFRGVIAYYRVFNGTLRKGDHVKFVNTGKDYEADEVGILKLDYQPREQISAGDVGYIITGIKTSREIKVGDTITHFDRPCAQAIKGFEDVKPMVFAGIYPTDTDDYEELRESLEKLQLNDAALVFEPESSAALGFGFRCGFLGMLHLEIVQERLEREFDMSVICTVPNVSYYAYTKSGEKLLMNNPADMPPPERLDHVEEPWISAQIITKPEFLGAIMKLCLDKRGILKNQVYLTPTRVELSFEMPLAEIVFDFYDRLKSISRGYASFDYHPIGYRPGDLVKLDIKLNGENVDALSSLIHRDKAYDFGRRLCEKLKELLPRQQFVIAIQAAIGAKIIARETISALRKDVTAKCYGGDITRKRKLLEKQKKGKKKMRQIGKVEVPQQAFLAVLKLND; from the coding sequence AACGGGGCATTACGATAAAGAGCCATGCCATACAAATGCAATTCCCCTATCAGGGTGAAAACTACGTGCTCAACCTGATTGACACCCCAGGCCATGTGGATTTTTCCTATGAAGTGTCGCGGGCTATTGCTGCCTGCGAAGGCGCCCTGCTGCTGGTAGATGCCACCCAGGGCATTCAGGCACAGACCATTTCCAATCTTTACCTAGCCATAGAGCACGGCCTGGAAATCATTCCCGTGCTGAACAAGATTGACATGGAGGGGGCAATGATAGAAGAGACGCAGGAACAGATCATTGACCTTATCGGGTGTTCGGCCCAGGATATCATCCGGGCGAGCGGCAAAACCGGAGAAGGGGTAAATCAGATTCTGGAAGCCATAATCAAAAGGATTCCTCATCCGAAGGGTGATCCTGATGAGCCCTTGCAGGCGCTCATTTTTGATTCGGTGTTTAATCCCTTTCGCGGGGTAATTGCATACTATCGTGTTTTCAATGGCACGCTCCGCAAAGGCGACCATGTAAAATTTGTCAACACAGGAAAAGATTATGAGGCTGATGAGGTAGGCATTTTAAAGCTGGATTATCAGCCCCGTGAACAGATTTCTGCCGGTGATGTGGGCTACATCATCACCGGCATTAAAACCTCGCGGGAAATAAAAGTAGGCGACACGATTACCCACTTTGATCGTCCGTGTGCACAAGCTATAAAGGGTTTTGAAGATGTGAAGCCCATGGTATTTGCCGGCATCTACCCTACCGACACAGATGACTACGAGGAGCTGCGCGAATCGCTGGAAAAGCTTCAGCTCAATGATGCTGCGCTGGTGTTTGAGCCCGAAAGTTCCGCTGCCCTCGGGTTTGGCTTCCGCTGTGGCTTTCTGGGCATGTTGCACCTGGAAATTGTGCAGGAGCGTCTGGAAAGGGAGTTTGACATGTCGGTCATCTGCACGGTACCTAACGTTTCTTATTACGCATATACCAAAAGCGGAGAGAAGCTGCTGATGAACAACCCGGCTGACATGCCTCCTCCTGAGCGGCTTGACCATGTCGAGGAGCCCTGGATCAGCGCCCAGATCATTACCAAGCCGGAATTTCTGGGCGCTATCATGAAACTTTGCCTGGACAAGCGTGGCATTCTGAAAAACCAGGTGTATCTGACGCCTACCCGTGTAGAGCTGAGTTTTGAAATGCCGCTTGCCGAAATCGTATTTGATTTTTACGACCGGTTGAAGTCCATCTCACGCGGGTACGCGTCCTTTGACTACCACCCTATAGGCTATCGCCCCGGTGACCTGGTGAAACTGGATATTAAACTCAACGGGGAAAATGTAGATGCCCTCTCCTCGCTAATACACCGCGATAAGGCATATGATTTCGGAAGGCGGCTTTGTGAAAAGTTAAAAGAACTGCTGCCCCGGCAGCAATTTGTCATAGCCATTCAGGCGGCTATCGGAGCAAAAATTATTGCACGGGAAACAATCAGCGCCCTGCGCAAAGACGTCACCGCCAAATGTTATGGGGGCGATATTACCCGTAAGCGCAAATTGCTGGAAAAGCAGAAAAAGGGGAAAAAGAAAATGCGTCAGATAGGAAAGGTAGAGGTACCCCAGCAGGCCTTTCTGGCTGTGTTAAAACTCAACGACTGA
- the queE gene encoding 7-carboxy-7-deazaguanine synthase has product MSTGALGNVVTCGATYTEILPVHECFRSIQGEGHYQGKAAFFIRLAGCDVGCHWCDVKESWTVDASGYWSVQYLAEQAAASGAQIAVITGGEPLLYDLTFLTAQLKSRGLKTHLETSGSSPLSGEWDWICLSPKKFKPPLPTIFTQANELKMIIFNKSDFLWAEENAAKVTVSCKRFLQPEWSREKKMLAEIVHYIKDHPQWELSLQIHKYLGLP; this is encoded by the coding sequence ATGTCAACAGGTGCATTGGGAAATGTGGTGACCTGTGGGGCTACTTACACCGAAATCCTTCCGGTGCATGAGTGCTTCCGGTCTATTCAGGGTGAAGGGCATTATCAGGGCAAAGCAGCCTTTTTCATCCGCCTTGCAGGCTGCGATGTGGGTTGTCACTGGTGTGATGTCAAAGAATCCTGGACGGTGGATGCGTCCGGCTACTGGTCGGTGCAATACTTAGCCGAACAGGCAGCGGCATCAGGTGCGCAGATAGCGGTAATCACCGGAGGCGAGCCCCTGTTATATGACCTGACGTTTCTTACCGCACAGCTGAAAAGCAGGGGATTGAAAACCCATCTTGAGACATCGGGTAGCTCTCCGCTGAGCGGAGAGTGGGACTGGATTTGCCTGTCGCCAAAAAAATTTAAACCTCCCCTACCTACCATTTTTACACAAGCCAATGAGCTGAAGATGATTATATTTAATAAAAGCGATTTTTTGTGGGCAGAAGAAAATGCAGCGAAGGTAACTGTATCCTGTAAGCGCTTTCTGCAACCTGAATGGAGCAGAGAAAAAAAGATGCTTGCTGAAATCGTTCACTATATCAAAGACCATCCGCAATGGGAATTATCACTGCAAATACACAAATATTTAGGGTTACCCTGA
- the folD gene encoding bifunctional protein FolD has protein sequence MVLLDGKKTAEEIKNAIRQEVEDIKNRGGKIPHLAAILVGNDGASETYVAGKVKACEYVGFRSTLLKMTADISEPQLLEQIQKWNEDPDIDGFIVQMPLPAHIDERKVTLAIRPEKDVDGFHPMNVGRMTLGLPAYVPATPFGILQLIKKYGIQTAGRHCVIVGRSNIVGTPLSILLSRNAEPGNCTVTLCHSRTKDLAYYTSRADILIAALGKPEFITASMVKEGAVVIDVGITRIADSSKKSGFTLKGDVKFNEVAHRCSYITPVPGGVGPMTVIALLMNTLHACKKEIYS, from the coding sequence ATGGTTCTTTTAGACGGTAAAAAAACTGCTGAGGAAATCAAAAACGCAATCCGGCAGGAGGTAGAGGACATAAAAAACCGTGGCGGCAAAATACCGCACCTTGCCGCAATCCTTGTGGGCAATGACGGGGCCAGCGAAACCTATGTAGCCGGCAAAGTGAAGGCCTGCGAATATGTAGGCTTTCGCTCCACCCTGCTGAAGATGACCGCGGATATCAGTGAACCCCAATTGCTGGAGCAAATCCAAAAGTGGAACGAGGATCCTGACATTGATGGATTCATTGTGCAGATGCCGTTGCCCGCTCATATTGATGAACGTAAGGTGACGCTGGCTATTCGTCCTGAAAAAGATGTAGATGGTTTTCACCCCATGAATGTTGGAAGAATGACGTTGGGGCTTCCTGCTTATGTGCCGGCAACACCATTCGGCATCCTGCAGCTCATAAAAAAATACGGCATCCAAACGGCAGGCAGGCACTGCGTGATCGTGGGTCGCAGCAATATAGTGGGCACGCCCCTCAGCATTCTGCTTTCCAGAAATGCAGAGCCAGGTAACTGCACCGTTACACTTTGCCACAGCCGAACAAAAGACCTGGCATATTACACTTCCAGGGCTGATATCTTGATTGCAGCCCTTGGCAAGCCAGAGTTTATTACGGCTTCTATGGTGAAGGAAGGAGCCGTTGTGATTGACGTGGGCATCACCCGCATTGCTGACAGCTCAAAAAAGTCAGGTTTTACATTAAAAGGAGACGTAAAGTTTAATGAAGTAGCACACAGGTGCAGCTACATCACCCCCGTTCCCGGAGGAGTTGGCCCCATGACCGTGATTGCCCTGCTGATGAATACCCTCCATGCCTGTAAAAAGGAAATTTATAGCTGA
- a CDS encoding UPF0301 protein encodes MLNLKKLSTVKPSKGVLLLAEPFMADPHFRRTVVVLCENQRSGSIGFILNRPTPLKLPEAIDGILVNFDAPLYYGGPVQTDTLHFVHNVENLDGAIKIIDGLYWGGDFEQLKELINTNAVRPENFRFFVGYSGWDVSQLDNEIAANSWITYPAKAYHVFKSPPETLWKDVLREMGGEFALMVNFPEDPQMN; translated from the coding sequence ATGTTAAACCTGAAAAAATTGAGCACCGTAAAACCCTCAAAGGGTGTCTTGCTTTTGGCAGAGCCTTTTATGGCTGATCCACACTTCAGGCGAACGGTGGTTGTGCTGTGCGAAAATCAGAGAAGCGGCTCAATAGGGTTTATACTCAACCGTCCTACACCCCTGAAGCTTCCAGAAGCAATTGACGGAATCTTAGTCAATTTTGATGCTCCCTTGTACTATGGCGGGCCGGTGCAGACTGATACTTTGCATTTCGTACATAATGTAGAAAACCTGGATGGGGCAATAAAAATCATAGATGGCCTTTACTGGGGTGGTGATTTTGAGCAGCTTAAAGAGTTGATTAATACCAACGCAGTCAGGCCGGAAAATTTTCGTTTCTTCGTAGGCTACTCAGGATGGGATGTGAGCCAGCTGGATAATGAAATAGCCGCCAACTCCTGGATTACCTATCCGGCAAAGGCATATCATGTTTTTAAATCACCTCCGGAAACGCTCTGGAAAGACGTGCTGCGGGAAATGGGCGGAGAATTTGCGCTCATGGTGAACTTCCCTGAAGATCCCCAGATGAACTAA
- a CDS encoding nucleoside triphosphate pyrophosphohydrolase gives MNQTLTVFERLLAIMDELREKCPWDKKQTMATLRNLTIEETYELADAIDLGEPEAIREELGDLLLHIVFYAKIASEEKWFDLASVIREECEKLIKRHPHIYGHVQATTEEQVKQNWEKLKLAEGKKSVLSGVPVSLPALIKAYRIQEKAAQVGFQWTEAREVWDKVREELQELQQAVASSENMPDSKVEEEFGDVLFALVNYARYIKVDPEAALEKANRKFIRRFEYIENTVNQLRGDLRTMTLEQMDALWEQAKSKE, from the coding sequence ATGAACCAAACACTTACTGTCTTTGAAAGACTACTGGCTATTATGGATGAGTTGCGGGAAAAATGCCCCTGGGATAAAAAGCAGACCATGGCCACCCTGCGCAATCTTACCATTGAAGAAACCTATGAACTGGCTGACGCCATCGACCTGGGTGAGCCGGAAGCCATCCGCGAAGAACTGGGCGACTTGCTGCTGCACATTGTGTTCTACGCCAAAATCGCTTCTGAGGAAAAATGGTTTGACCTTGCTTCCGTTATCCGTGAAGAGTGTGAAAAGCTGATAAAAAGACATCCGCACATCTACGGACATGTACAGGCAACAACTGAAGAACAGGTAAAGCAGAACTGGGAAAAGCTGAAACTTGCAGAAGGGAAAAAATCAGTTTTGTCGGGAGTGCCGGTTTCACTGCCCGCTCTTATCAAAGCTTACCGCATACAGGAGAAAGCAGCTCAGGTAGGATTTCAATGGACAGAAGCCCGTGAGGTGTGGGATAAGGTGCGGGAAGAATTGCAGGAGTTGCAGCAGGCGGTTGCCAGTTCTGAAAATATGCCCGACAGCAAGGTGGAAGAAGAATTCGGAGACGTGCTGTTTGCCCTGGTAAATTATGCACGGTATATCAAAGTTGACCCTGAAGCAGCATTGGAAAAGGCAAACCGAAAATTCATCAGACGTTTTGAGTACATTGAAAACACTGTAAACCAGTTACGAGGCGACCTGCGTACAATGACGCTGGAACAGATGGATGCCTTGTGGGAACAGGCTAAATCCAAGGAATAA